One window from the genome of Bdellovibrionales bacterium encodes:
- the atpG gene encoding ATP synthase F1 subunit gamma: MASLKDIRARIESTKNTQQITKAMKLVSAAKLRKAQNNIQNMRPYALTLRKVIADIAITNKVSHPLMEQKPEVKKVLLVVLTSDRGLCGGFNASINKFAENYYKQNVKSYEKIDFLFIGRKGNDYFTKKGYKAIDSITRLDKDISYDLASHVADRLMKQYLSGDYDEIRLVYNEFKSAISQQVVCETLLPIDVEKTSFDTTGTAVGFSVDMIFEPAPQQIIEQLLVKHFDLQVYRVMSESVAAEHGARMTAMENATNNAKEMINSYTLTYNKLRQEKITTELTEIVSGAEALK, translated from the coding sequence ATGGCGAGTTTAAAGGATATCAGGGCTCGTATCGAGTCCACTAAAAATACGCAGCAGATTACAAAGGCGATGAAACTCGTCTCTGCTGCGAAATTACGTAAGGCGCAGAATAATATTCAAAATATGCGTCCTTACGCTCTTACTTTGCGAAAAGTAATTGCTGATATCGCTATCACTAACAAAGTTTCTCACCCTCTGATGGAACAAAAACCAGAAGTTAAAAAAGTTCTTTTGGTTGTTTTGACTTCAGATCGTGGTCTTTGCGGTGGTTTCAATGCGAGCATCAACAAATTCGCAGAGAACTATTATAAGCAAAATGTAAAAAGCTACGAAAAGATCGACTTCCTTTTCATCGGTCGTAAAGGGAATGATTACTTCACTAAGAAGGGCTACAAAGCCATCGATTCTATCACTCGCTTGGATAAGGACATTTCATATGACTTGGCTTCGCACGTGGCAGATCGCTTGATGAAGCAATATCTCTCTGGTGACTATGATGAGATTCGTTTGGTTTACAATGAGTTCAAATCAGCGATCTCTCAACAGGTTGTTTGTGAGACCCTTCTACCTATCGATGTTGAAAAAACTTCTTTCGACACGACTGGAACAGCAGTGGGCTTCTCTGTCGACATGATCTTCGAACCCGCTCCTCAACAAATCATTGAACAATTGTTGGTGAAGCACTTCGATCTTCAAGTATACAGAGTGATGTCAGAAAGCGTTGCCGCAGAACATGGTGCTCGTATGACTGCCATGGAGAATGCGACAAACAATGCGAAAGAGATGATCAACTCTTACACGCTGACATACAACAAATTGAGACAAGAAAAAATTACTACAGAATTAACAGAAATCGTGTCTGGCGCAGAAGCGCTGAAATAA
- a CDS encoding ParA family protein, whose amino-acid sequence MAKTICIANQKGGVGKTTTSVNLSSALASLGKKVLLIDMDPQGNASSGLGIKRYESQDSNVYHVLIGERDIQETIQKTKDENLQVITANPDLVGAEIELVDMPQREYRLKSAIASIGDLYDYVLIDCPPSLGLLTLNALTAADSFLVPLQCEYYALEGLSQLLNTAGLIKKNLNPQLHIEGIVLTMFDTRNNLSHQVVTEIKNHFGDKVFNAIIPRNVRLSEAPSHGQSIFEYDQKSIGATKYYDLAKEVEQRTAAKATEQRPQQETVNV is encoded by the coding sequence ATGGCTAAGACAATTTGCATAGCTAATCAAAAGGGTGGAGTAGGCAAAACTACCACTTCAGTGAATCTCTCTTCTGCTTTGGCATCTCTAGGTAAGAAAGTCCTACTCATCGACATGGATCCGCAAGGGAATGCATCCAGTGGTTTGGGTATCAAAAGATACGAGAGTCAGGATTCAAACGTCTATCACGTTTTGATCGGCGAAAGAGATATTCAAGAGACTATTCAAAAAACAAAAGATGAGAACCTTCAAGTAATCACTGCGAATCCAGATTTGGTAGGAGCAGAGATTGAGCTTGTTGACATGCCGCAGCGAGAATACAGACTAAAGTCTGCTATCGCAAGCATTGGCGATCTTTACGACTACGTCCTTATTGATTGCCCACCATCTTTGGGTCTTTTGACCCTGAATGCACTCACTGCTGCAGACAGTTTTTTGGTTCCACTTCAATGTGAATACTATGCGCTCGAAGGCTTGAGCCAACTTTTGAATACAGCAGGTTTGATTAAGAAAAATCTTAATCCGCAATTACATATAGAGGGCATCGTTCTCACGATGTTTGATACGAGAAATAATCTCAGCCACCAAGTTGTGACTGAAATTAAGAACCATTTCGGCGACAAAGTTTTCAATGCGATCATTCCAAGAAATGTTCGTTTGAGCGAGGCGCCTAGCCATGGTCAGTCCATCTTTGAATACGACCAAAAATCAATCGGCGCGACCAAGTACTACGATCTTGCCAAAGAAGTTGAGCAAAGAACCGCAGCGAAAGCGACCGAACAAAGACCGCAACAGGAGACTGTAAATGTCTGA
- a CDS encoding F0F1 ATP synthase subunit alpha translates to METQIRADEISRVLKEQINQYNKKIEVSETGSVLSVGDGVARVYGLENVMAGELVEFPGEIYGMVLNLEESFVGVVIFGEDRGIKEGDTVKRTKKIVQVPVGEALLGRVVDALGTPIDGRGPITTPHTRVVELKAPGIVYRHPVEESLATGIKAIDALIPIGRGQRELIIGDRQTGKTAIAVDTIINQKGLGVQCFYVAIGQKQSTVAAVVEKLRAAGALEYTTVISAGASEQAPLQFLAAYSGTAMAEYFRDTGRHALIIYDDLTKQAQAYRQLSLLLRRPPGREAYPGDVFYLHSRLLERAAKLSADKGGGSLTALPIIETQAGDISAYIPTNVISITDGQIFLETDLFNKGIRPAISVGKSVSRVGGAAQIKAMKQVAGSLKLELAQFRAMEAFAAFASDLDKATQQQLARGRRLVEVLKQGQYSPVKVEEQIAMIFAAGNGYVDQYPEADVKRYEKEMIEFLKQKHSHVLKNIAEKKAMADDIKKTLVAALEEFKAVFQPSTK, encoded by the coding sequence ATGGAAACACAAATCCGTGCCGACGAGATCAGTCGCGTTCTTAAAGAGCAGATCAATCAGTATAATAAGAAAATCGAAGTTAGCGAAACCGGCAGCGTTCTCTCAGTAGGGGACGGGGTTGCGCGCGTATACGGTCTTGAAAACGTAATGGCGGGTGAGCTCGTTGAGTTCCCAGGCGAAATCTACGGAATGGTTCTGAATCTTGAAGAATCTTTCGTGGGTGTGGTTATCTTCGGTGAAGACCGTGGTATCAAAGAAGGCGACACTGTTAAACGTACTAAAAAAATCGTACAAGTTCCAGTGGGCGAAGCTCTTCTTGGTCGCGTAGTTGACGCTCTTGGTACTCCAATTGACGGCAGAGGCCCGATCACAACTCCACACACTCGCGTGGTTGAGTTGAAAGCTCCTGGTATCGTTTACCGTCATCCAGTTGAAGAATCTCTTGCAACAGGGATCAAAGCAATCGACGCCTTGATCCCAATCGGTCGTGGTCAGCGTGAGTTGATCATCGGTGACCGTCAAACTGGTAAAACTGCGATCGCAGTAGACACTATCATCAACCAAAAAGGTTTGGGCGTTCAGTGCTTCTACGTAGCTATCGGTCAAAAACAATCTACAGTAGCAGCCGTTGTTGAAAAACTCCGCGCAGCTGGCGCTCTTGAGTACACGACAGTTATTTCTGCAGGTGCTTCTGAACAAGCTCCATTGCAATTCTTGGCTGCGTACTCTGGTACAGCAATGGCGGAATACTTCCGCGATACTGGCCGCCATGCTTTGATCATCTATGATGATTTGACGAAACAAGCTCAAGCTTACCGTCAGTTGTCATTGCTCCTTCGTCGTCCTCCAGGACGTGAAGCGTATCCAGGCGACGTATTCTATCTCCACAGCCGTCTTTTGGAGCGTGCTGCGAAATTGTCTGCGGATAAAGGCGGCGGTTCTTTGACTGCATTGCCAATCATCGAGACTCAAGCGGGCGATATCTCTGCATACATCCCAACAAACGTGATCTCTATCACTGACGGTCAGATCTTCTTGGAAACGGACTTGTTCAATAAAGGTATCCGTCCAGCGATTTCTGTCGGTAAGTCAGTATCTCGCGTGGGTGGTGCCGCTCAGATTAAAGCGATGAAACAAGTTGCCGGTTCTTTGAAACTTGAACTTGCTCAGTTCCGCGCGATGGAAGCTTTCGCCGCGTTTGCTTCTGACCTCGATAAAGCGACTCAACAACAGTTGGCTCGTGGTCGTCGCTTGGTGGAAGTATTGAAACAAGGTCAATACTCTCCAGTTAAAGTTGAAGAGCAAATCGCGATGATCTTCGCAGCCGGTAACGGTTATGTGGATCAATATCCAGAAGCTGATGTTAAGAGATACGAAAAAGAGATGATCGAGTTCTTGAAACAGAAACACTCTCACGTACTTAAAAACATCGCTGAGAAAAAAGCTATGGCTGACGATATCAAGAAGACGCTTGTTGCGGCTCTTGAAGAGTTCAAAGCTGTTTTCCAACCTTCTACTAAGTAA
- the atpH gene encoding ATP synthase F1 subunit delta, translated as MKISEVARRYAKALIAVAKQKGQADRVQKEVASVASAFKADAQIQAYFENPLVTPEQKKAVIQNTFGGKGLLEEVFNLLLLLVEKNRIGGFEEIAAAYQEQMDVEQGITRGSVKSAKALSDEAKKDLESRINKILNKKIILTYKEDPTLLGGVVAEVGGWTFDDSIETHLIKLNEELNRRAN; from the coding sequence ATGAAGATTTCTGAAGTCGCTCGTCGTTATGCTAAGGCCCTCATTGCCGTAGCAAAACAAAAAGGCCAAGCAGATCGCGTACAAAAAGAAGTAGCTTCTGTTGCTTCTGCATTTAAAGCAGATGCTCAGATCCAAGCTTACTTTGAAAACCCTCTCGTTACTCCAGAGCAAAAGAAAGCCGTTATTCAAAACACATTCGGCGGCAAAGGCTTGCTGGAAGAGGTTTTCAATCTGCTGCTTCTTCTGGTTGAGAAAAATCGCATTGGTGGCTTCGAAGAAATTGCGGCAGCTTACCAAGAGCAAATGGATGTTGAGCAAGGAATCACTCGTGGTTCTGTGAAGTCTGCAAAAGCTTTGTCTGACGAAGCTAAAAAAGACCTCGAGTCTCGCATCAACAAAATTTTGAACAAGAAAATCATCCTGACATACAAAGAAGATCCAACTCTCTTGGGCGGCGTTGTCGCTGAAGTGGGCGGATGGACATTTGATGACAGCATCGAAACACATTTAATTAAATTGAACGAAGAATTAAACAGGAGAGCCAACTAA
- the atpD gene encoding F0F1 ATP synthase subunit beta, with translation MANGKIKQVMGPVVDVEFEGGELPPINTALRATNKAISDKEGNLTLEIAQHLGDGVVRTIAMDSTEGLVRGEKVVSTGNMILAPVGPEVLGRIINVIGEPVDEAGPVKAKDNWPIHRAAPKFEDQAVAAEMLMTGIKVVDLLAPYAKGGKIGLFGGAGVGKTVLIQELIRNIATEHGGYSVFAGVGERTREGNDLWAEMKQSGVINKTALVFGQMNEPPGARARVALTGLTVAEYFRDVEKQDVLFFVDNIFRFTQAGAEVSALLGRIPSAVGYQPTLATEMGAMQERITSTKSGSITSVQAVYVPADDYTDPAPATTFTHLDATTNLDRDIAAMAIFPAVSPLTSTSRILDPQVVGEAHYKTARDVQAILQRYKELQDIIAILGMDELSEDDKLVVSRARKIQRFLSQPFFVAEQFTGLSGKYVDIKDTVKGFREILDGKHDSLPEQAFYMVGTIEEAVEKAKKLQA, from the coding sequence ATGGCTAACGGTAAAATCAAACAGGTGATGGGTCCGGTTGTCGACGTTGAGTTCGAAGGTGGCGAGCTTCCTCCCATCAACACTGCTCTCCGTGCAACAAACAAAGCAATCTCTGATAAAGAAGGCAATTTGACTCTTGAAATCGCGCAACATCTTGGTGATGGCGTGGTTCGTACTATCGCGATGGACTCTACAGAGGGTCTTGTTCGTGGTGAAAAAGTTGTGAGCACTGGTAACATGATCTTGGCGCCAGTAGGCCCTGAAGTTTTGGGTCGTATCATCAACGTTATCGGCGAGCCGGTAGACGAAGCTGGCCCGGTAAAAGCTAAAGACAACTGGCCAATCCACAGAGCGGCTCCTAAATTCGAAGACCAAGCCGTTGCAGCTGAAATGTTGATGACTGGTATCAAGGTCGTAGACTTGCTCGCTCCTTACGCTAAGGGTGGTAAGATCGGTTTGTTCGGTGGTGCCGGTGTAGGTAAAACCGTATTGATCCAAGAATTGATCCGCAACATCGCTACTGAGCACGGTGGTTACTCTGTATTCGCCGGCGTTGGTGAGCGTACTCGTGAAGGTAATGACTTGTGGGCTGAGATGAAACAATCAGGCGTTATCAACAAGACAGCGCTTGTTTTCGGTCAGATGAATGAACCACCTGGAGCACGTGCGCGTGTTGCTTTGACTGGTTTGACAGTTGCGGAATACTTCCGTGACGTAGAAAAACAAGACGTTCTTTTCTTCGTAGATAACATCTTCCGTTTCACTCAAGCGGGTGCCGAAGTGTCTGCGTTGTTGGGCCGTATCCCTTCTGCCGTGGGTTACCAACCTACATTGGCAACTGAGATGGGCGCGATGCAAGAGCGTATTACATCAACTAAATCTGGTTCTATCACTTCCGTACAAGCGGTTTACGTACCTGCCGATGACTACACGGATCCAGCTCCAGCGACGACGTTCACTCACTTGGATGCGACGACGAACTTGGACCGTGATATCGCTGCTATGGCGATCTTCCCGGCGGTTTCTCCGTTGACTTCAACTTCTCGTATCTTGGATCCACAAGTTGTTGGTGAAGCTCACTATAAAACAGCTCGTGACGTTCAAGCGATCCTCCAACGTTATAAAGAACTTCAAGATATCATCGCCATCCTTGGTATGGACGAGTTGTCTGAGGACGATAAGTTGGTTGTATCACGCGCTCGTAAGATCCAGCGTTTCTTGTCTCAGCCGTTCTTCGTTGCTGAGCAGTTCACGGGTCTTTCTGGTAAATACGTTGATATCAAAGACACTGTTAAAGGTTTCCGCGAAATCTTGGATGGTAAACACGATAGCTTGCCTGAACAGGCATTCTACATGGTTGGTACTATCGAAGAGGCTGTTGAAAAAGCTAAGAAGCTTCAGGCTTAA
- a CDS encoding ParB/RepB/Spo0J family partition protein: MSDLNAENSNKKKGLGRGLGSLLGGGPAAEGMASKTMADNLDTQKVIQNKPAQNFAGASAKPAPAAAAPTATVATPAPAPAAAPINTEGKVWQVAIDKLASGQFQPRKSFEKESLQELAQSIKENGILQPIIARKIAGGRLEIVAGERRWRAAQSAGLHEVPVLIKNFDDQETLELAIIENIQREDLNPIEEAEGYFRLINEFKMSQQQVADKVGRDRATVANAVRLLSLPTEARKLIIDGELSVGHAKVLLSLPDPKKQIEFAKKVISDKLSVRKLEKMVADAQNPSSSPERESTIDQNVTQRLISGLCDELQKILGTKVNIDYANSKGKIAVHFYSDDELTQIVDRLKQGWQN; the protein is encoded by the coding sequence ATGTCTGATTTGAATGCTGAAAACTCTAACAAAAAGAAGGGCCTAGGACGTGGCCTCGGATCTTTGTTGGGTGGAGGTCCTGCAGCCGAAGGTATGGCAAGCAAGACGATGGCCGATAATTTGGATACCCAAAAGGTTATCCAAAACAAGCCGGCTCAGAATTTTGCGGGTGCTTCTGCTAAGCCGGCTCCGGCTGCCGCTGCACCAACTGCTACGGTTGCAACCCCGGCTCCTGCGCCGGCAGCTGCTCCTATTAATACTGAGGGAAAAGTTTGGCAGGTTGCCATTGATAAGCTGGCTTCAGGTCAGTTTCAGCCTCGCAAAAGCTTTGAAAAAGAATCTCTGCAAGAGCTCGCACAATCTATTAAAGAGAACGGCATTCTTCAGCCAATCATCGCACGTAAAATCGCCGGTGGTCGCCTTGAGATCGTAGCCGGTGAGCGCCGCTGGAGAGCTGCGCAGTCTGCTGGGCTGCATGAAGTTCCTGTTTTAATTAAGAACTTTGATGACCAAGAGACTTTAGAGCTCGCGATCATCGAAAATATTCAACGTGAAGATTTGAATCCGATTGAAGAGGCCGAAGGTTACTTCCGTCTTATTAATGAGTTCAAAATGTCTCAACAACAAGTGGCAGATAAAGTGGGCCGCGATCGCGCAACTGTGGCGAATGCGGTTCGTTTGTTGTCCCTCCCTACAGAGGCACGAAAACTTATTATTGATGGCGAGCTTTCTGTCGGACATGCAAAGGTGCTTTTGTCTTTGCCGGATCCAAAGAAGCAAATTGAGTTCGCGAAGAAAGTAATTAGCGATAAACTTTCTGTGCGTAAGTTAGAGAAAATGGTGGCTGACGCTCAAAACCCAAGCTCCTCCCCAGAGCGTGAGTCGACCATCGATCAAAATGTGACGCAGAGACTCATTTCCGGCCTTTGCGACGAACTGCAAAAGATCCTAGGAACCAAGGTCAATATTGATTATGCTAATTCCAAGGGAAAAATCGCAGTTCATTTCTATTCAGATGATGAGCTGACTCAAATCGTGGATAGGTTGAAACAAGGATGGCAGAACTAA
- a CDS encoding polymer-forming cytoskeletal protein: MAELKALSNNDDFLTGHVTSILDYGTRFEGKLSFEGTVQIGGEFVGEIFTNDTVVINNTANIQAQVEADTIIISGRVEGNLFARRRVIMHPPAVFKGTVTSPSLRIDEGVVFEGASYMPKS; the protein is encoded by the coding sequence ATGGCAGAACTAAAAGCTCTTTCAAACAATGATGATTTTCTCACGGGTCACGTAACGTCTATATTAGATTACGGGACCCGCTTTGAGGGAAAACTCAGTTTTGAGGGCACCGTCCAAATCGGCGGCGAGTTCGTCGGTGAAATCTTTACTAATGATACGGTGGTAATTAACAACACCGCCAACATCCAAGCCCAAGTTGAGGCCGATACCATCATTATTTCTGGCCGCGTAGAGGGAAATCTCTTTGCCCGTCGCAGAGTTATAATGCACCCACCCGCAGTTTTTAAGGGCACCGTGACCTCGCCAAGTCTTCGAATCGACGAAGGGGTCGTATTTGAGGGTGCTTCGTACATGCCGAAGTCTTAG
- a CDS encoding ATP synthase F0 subunit B yields MEIIQQLGINGTALIQFGIFICAFFFLNLYLFTPYYKALEEREKRTLGGEDLAQEFQKKSTELHSEYQTKAKEVTKKIKDIYDAHRTDALKEFDALVGKARSDAAALLEANNQKIAQSIQATTAALRAETTNVSVVITQKLLGK; encoded by the coding sequence ATGGAAATTATCCAACAATTAGGAATTAATGGCACCGCACTGATCCAGTTCGGGATCTTTATTTGTGCGTTCTTCTTTTTAAATCTGTATCTCTTTACGCCATATTATAAAGCTCTTGAAGAGCGCGAAAAGCGCACTTTGGGCGGCGAAGATTTGGCTCAAGAGTTCCAAAAAAAATCAACAGAGCTTCACTCTGAATACCAAACGAAGGCTAAAGAAGTGACGAAGAAAATCAAAGACATCTACGATGCTCATCGTACAGATGCTTTGAAAGAGTTCGATGCTCTTGTTGGTAAGGCTCGTTCTGATGCTGCTGCATTGCTCGAGGCGAACAATCAAAAAATCGCACAATCAATTCAAGCTACGACTGCGGCGTTAAGAGCTGAAACTACAAATGTATCTGTAGTAATCACTCAAAAGCTTTTGGGAAAGTAA
- a CDS encoding ATP synthase F0 subunit B yields MNKWIPFLLVLGTSAAFASGGEHHAEGPVEVPKVVLYQAINVAILFGGLFYFLKGTVVKFYSERKSGYLAAAQKSQAAREAAEKQFVDIKHKLDQLEASQDDSLARAKAEANDMKQSLIKEAQEQAARIKNEAEQTAKIEIQKAQTHLREQLLKDSLEAAKAVLSKDIGSADHQKLQSEFVNKVQAVNP; encoded by the coding sequence ATGAATAAGTGGATTCCGTTTCTTTTAGTACTTGGAACAAGCGCAGCTTTTGCCTCTGGCGGCGAACACCACGCTGAGGGCCCGGTTGAAGTTCCTAAAGTTGTTTTGTATCAAGCAATCAATGTCGCCATTTTGTTCGGCGGTCTTTTCTATTTCTTGAAAGGCACTGTTGTAAAATTCTACTCTGAGCGCAAATCTGGTTACTTGGCGGCTGCTCAAAAATCTCAAGCAGCTCGCGAAGCCGCTGAAAAGCAATTCGTAGATATCAAGCACAAGCTTGATCAATTGGAAGCTTCTCAAGACGACAGCCTTGCTCGCGCAAAAGCCGAAGCTAACGACATGAAGCAATCTCTGATTAAAGAAGCTCAAGAGCAGGCAGCTCGTATTAAAAATGAAGCTGAGCAAACTGCAAAAATTGAAATTCAAAAAGCTCAAACGCATCTTCGCGAGCAGCTTTTGAAAGACTCTTTGGAGGCGGCAAAAGCTGTTCTTTCTAAAGACATCGGTTCTGCTGATCACCAAAAACTTCAAAGCGAATTTGTTAATAAAGTACAGGCGGTAAATCCATGA
- a CDS encoding class I SAM-dependent methyltransferase has protein sequence MAENQELPTSHWRMETWFPDLSPEIQKQFKIYNEELTKFNKTLSLVSPKTIPMADALHFADSILASRVIAKSNSRMTEIYDLSMGNGFPGLVFAILNPKVKVHVVDPDQRKCEFLKHIIAVAQIPNADVLNVKPDTLKEGTVQYVMTRGFASISKVILLLRKIVPKGGIVYHLKGEQWGMEVSEIPIQLCSLWTPGLVGEYRLPIGEVKFSVIKTDKLA, from the coding sequence TTGGCGGAGAATCAAGAATTACCAACTAGTCACTGGCGTATGGAAACCTGGTTCCCAGACTTGAGTCCAGAGATCCAGAAGCAGTTTAAAATCTACAACGAAGAGCTCACTAAATTTAATAAGACATTAAGTTTGGTTTCTCCAAAGACAATTCCCATGGCCGATGCACTTCATTTTGCTGATAGCATTTTGGCTTCACGCGTTATTGCAAAATCAAATTCACGCATGACTGAAATCTATGACCTTAGTATGGGGAACGGCTTTCCGGGCCTTGTTTTTGCGATTTTGAACCCGAAAGTAAAAGTCCATGTCGTAGATCCAGATCAGCGCAAGTGTGAGTTTTTAAAACACATCATTGCAGTTGCTCAGATTCCGAATGCAGATGTTTTAAATGTTAAGCCAGATACCTTAAAGGAAGGCACCGTTCAGTATGTTATGACTCGCGGATTTGCCTCAATTTCAAAAGTGATTCTTCTTCTTCGTAAGATTGTTCCAAAGGGCGGTATTGTGTACCACCTTAAGGGCGAACAGTGGGGTATGGAGGTTTCTGAAATTCCGATTCAGCTTTGCTCTCTTTGGACACCAGGATTGGTAGGGGAATACCGCCTGCCGATCGGAGAAGTTAAGTTTTCAGTGATTAAAACAGATAAATTAGCCTGA
- a CDS encoding glycoside hydrolase family 3 protein — protein sequence MSLDQKVGQLFLIGFPQTSVDPQLEAFVKKYKISSFILFKRNISSLAQVAQMNSKLQNLALESTKTLPFIAVDQEGGQVARVPTRPPIPSAMSIGQTQDSALALSLGQETAKIIRILGFNMNLAPVLDISSPESDSFIGLRSFGSSAENVSSIGVSLSKGLLDEAVIPTAKHFPGVGSINDDPHKKTVEYKASAETLYERDLKPFEEFSKLGSNTAIMLSHFSYPTLDATKTPATLSPKIIKEILRKQIGYNGLVITDDIQMKGLSEVSNPYEAGLRALKAGADIIMMTWSFKDQAKAIEHVKQAVVKGELPMAELNEKVARILAVKKYLHDKTPQLGGIKSPSVIALSTKKLREIESRILDFNIKVAMQKAKSTTGDDRAPAAIPEKSISSKKPICVFSPMTEFIDSFKKSNLPMMAIKTTAKTKPQSLVNSMAKASCSYGVYAVYGRKTAVVLENLPKAIAKKFLVVNLNTPSLIPDSEKFLNVVNLYFPHPEAGKKVADNLRTLARRGAIGDFATNE from the coding sequence ATGAGTCTCGATCAGAAGGTGGGCCAGCTCTTTTTGATCGGCTTCCCACAAACAAGTGTTGATCCGCAACTCGAAGCGTTTGTAAAAAAATATAAAATCTCTTCTTTCATTCTATTTAAGCGAAATATTTCTTCTCTCGCGCAAGTTGCGCAGATGAATTCAAAATTGCAAAATCTCGCTCTGGAATCGACGAAAACGTTACCGTTTATTGCCGTCGATCAAGAAGGTGGGCAAGTTGCACGCGTTCCTACTCGCCCACCGATTCCGAGTGCAATGTCGATTGGTCAAACTCAAGACTCCGCCCTTGCGCTTTCTCTCGGCCAAGAGACCGCAAAGATCATTCGGATTCTCGGTTTCAATATGAACTTAGCGCCGGTGCTTGATATCAGTAGCCCTGAAAGCGATAGTTTTATCGGTCTCAGATCCTTCGGTTCAAGTGCTGAGAACGTCAGTTCTATCGGCGTTTCCCTCTCAAAGGGCTTGCTTGATGAGGCTGTAATTCCAACTGCAAAGCACTTTCCAGGTGTTGGCTCGATCAACGATGATCCACACAAAAAGACTGTGGAGTACAAAGCTTCTGCCGAAACGCTTTATGAACGAGATTTAAAACCCTTCGAAGAGTTTTCAAAACTCGGCAGCAATACAGCGATCATGCTCTCGCATTTTAGCTATCCGACTCTAGATGCAACAAAGACGCCGGCGACTCTTTCACCTAAGATCATTAAAGAGATTCTGCGCAAGCAGATTGGCTATAACGGTCTTGTAATTACAGACGATATTCAGATGAAGGGGCTCTCTGAAGTTAGCAATCCCTATGAGGCTGGCCTTCGCGCCCTCAAAGCTGGTGCAGATATCATCATGATGACTTGGTCCTTCAAAGACCAGGCAAAGGCCATTGAGCACGTCAAACAGGCCGTCGTAAAAGGCGAGCTCCCTATGGCGGAGCTCAACGAAAAGGTCGCACGTATTCTCGCAGTTAAAAAGTATCTCCACGATAAAACGCCCCAACTCGGTGGAATTAAAAGCCCGAGCGTCATCGCTCTTTCTACCAAAAAACTTCGTGAAATCGAGTCTCGCATTCTTGATTTCAATATCAAAGTGGCAATGCAAAAAGCAAAATCAACCACAGGCGATGATCGCGCTCCGGCCGCTATTCCTGAAAAGTCGATCTCTAGTAAAAAGCCTATCTGTGTCTTTTCGCCCATGACGGAGTTCATCGATTCGTTTAAAAAGTCGAATCTCCCGATGATGGCAATCAAAACCACAGCGAAAACCAAGCCGCAAAGCCTTGTCAACTCGATGGCCAAGGCCTCTTGCAGCTACGGCGTTTACGCGGTCTACGGCCGGAAAACCGCTGTGGTATTAGAAAATCTGCCGAAGGCCATCGCGAAAAAATTCTTAGTTGTAAACCTGAATACGCCCAGCCTTATTCCTGACTCCGAGAAGTTTCTCAATGTAGTAAATCTCTATTTCCCTCATCCAGAGGCGGGAAAAAAAGTCGCTGACAATCTGCGCACATTAGCCAGGCGAGGAGCGATTGGAGACTTCGCCACCAACGAATGA
- the atpC gene encoding ATP synthase F1 subunit epsilon gives MFTLTLVTPEKRLVIDQEIEEVTVPAFKGELNILPGHAPLITTLETGILRYKLKGQAEQRVAISWGYCQVSPQGVNILAEYAAVPVDLQIEDLKKALAEAERKLSTESLDEEQWAEAQREVAKARTGMEIFPGTWT, from the coding sequence ATGTTTACATTAACACTCGTGACTCCGGAAAAAAGACTCGTTATCGATCAAGAAATTGAAGAGGTAACGGTTCCGGCTTTTAAAGGAGAACTAAATATTCTCCCTGGTCACGCTCCTTTGATCACTACGCTTGAGACTGGCATTTTGAGATACAAACTCAAAGGTCAAGCTGAGCAGAGAGTGGCAATCAGCTGGGGTTACTGCCAAGTAAGCCCACAAGGTGTGAACATCTTGGCTGAGTACGCTGCAGTTCCTGTTGATCTGCAAATCGAAGACCTCAAAAAAGCATTGGCTGAAGCTGAGCGCAAACTCAGCACTGAGTCTTTGGATGAAGAGCAATGGGCAGAGGCTCAAAGAGAAGTGGCGAAAGCTAGAACAGGAATGGAAATCTTTCCTGGCACTTGGACATAA